The genomic DNA ATCCTGATGCAGACGGTCATGTTCGTCGCGCAGGGCAACGGCGTCCCGTCCGACAGCCACTCAGCGGCGGTCACCGCCGAGGAGGTCTGGCAGTTCTGCCTCGGCGGCCTCTCGGGCGTACCCGTACGCAACTGACGGCTCCCGGTACGCAATTGACGACCCCTTGTTTGTGATTGACGCTCTCCATAGCGGAGAGTACGGTTCTCGCCCACCGGAACGGGAGGTGGGCGATGACCGAGCCGCCACGGCATGGAGTGCAGCGCTACCGGGTCGTGCAGTGGGCCACCGGGAACATCGGCGCCCGCACGATGCGTGCCGTACTGGAGCATCCGAATCTGACCTTGGCCGGCGTATATGTCCATACGCCGGCCAAGTCGGGCCTGGACGCGGGTGAGTTGAGCGGGGGCGGCTTCGGTACGACCGGGGTCGTCGCCACGCACGACATCGACGAGATCCTGGCACTCGGTGCCGACTGCGCCCTCTACACCCCGCGGAGCTGCGACTTCGACGAGGTGTGCGCGCTGCTCTCGTCAGGCGTGAACGTCGTGTCGACGCGCGGGGAGTTCCATCACGCGCCCAGCCTGGACCCGGTCACGCGGAAGCGGATCGAGGACGCGTGCGAGCGGGGCGGCACCTCGGTCCACAGCACGGGCAGCAGTCCCGGGTTCATCACAGAGGCGCTGCCGTTGGCGCTCACCTCGATCCAGCGGCGGCTCGACGCGCTGACGATCGACGAGTTCGCGGATCTCTCCCAACGGGACTCCCCCGGGCTGCTGTTCGAGGTGATGGGCTTCGGTCGACCCCCTGCCGAATTCGGCGAACAGCGCCTGGCCGGGTTGCGCGACAGCTTCGGCCCCTCGTTGCGGCTGCTCGCCGAGGCACTGTCGACACCGCTCGACTCGGTGGAGGCGGTCGGCGAGGTCGCAACTGCCCGCCACACCACGCGGATCGCCGCGGGAACACTGCCCGCAGGCACGGTGGCAGCGCAGCGGATCACCGTGTCCGGACTGCGCAAGGGACAGCCCCTGCTGCGGTTCCGCGCCAACTGGTACTGCACCACCGACCTCGACCCCGACTGGGATCTCCGCGCTACCGGCTGGCATGTCGCGGTCGAGGGGGACGCACCGCTCGACATCGACCTGCGGTTCCCCGTGCCCCTCGACCTGATGGCCTCGATGTCCCCGTCCTACACCGCGAACCGTGCGGTGAACGCCGTGCCGTTCGTCTGCGCGGCAGCCCCCGGGATCCGCTCCACGGCCGACCTCCCGCAGATCGTCGCCGACCTCGGGTGACATCGGCACGACCCGCACCCGGCACCCGGACGGTCCGTACCCGGAGCTCAGACAGTGCCGGCCGGCGTCGCGACCTCCGGTTCGTTGTCGTCCTCGACCGCGTGCTTCAGGAAGTCGTCGACCATGCGGTGGAACAGCGTTGCCAGTTGCTGCAGTTCGTCCGTCGACCACTCCGAGAGGGCCATTTGCATGCCGCGCGCACCGGCGTCCCGCACACTGCCGACGGCCTTCCGGCCGGCCTCGGTCAGCTCGATCCGCTGGGCCCGGCGGTCGTCGGGGTCGGGCACGCGGGTGACGTAGCCGGACTTCTGCAGTTGTTGCACCGTCCGCGTCACATGCGAGGCCTCGACCCCGAGGCGCTGCGCCAGCTCCCCCGGCCGCAGC from Streptomyces sp. NBC_01478 includes the following:
- a CDS encoding NAD(P)H-dependent amine dehydrogenase family protein; amino-acid sequence: MTEPPRHGVQRYRVVQWATGNIGARTMRAVLEHPNLTLAGVYVHTPAKSGLDAGELSGGGFGTTGVVATHDIDEILALGADCALYTPRSCDFDEVCALLSSGVNVVSTRGEFHHAPSLDPVTRKRIEDACERGGTSVHSTGSSPGFITEALPLALTSIQRRLDALTIDEFADLSQRDSPGLLFEVMGFGRPPAEFGEQRLAGLRDSFGPSLRLLAEALSTPLDSVEAVGEVATARHTTRIAAGTLPAGTVAAQRITVSGLRKGQPLLRFRANWYCTTDLDPDWDLRATGWHVAVEGDAPLDIDLRFPVPLDLMASMSPSYTANRAVNAVPFVCAAAPGIRSTADLPQIVADLG
- a CDS encoding MarR family winged helix-turn-helix transcriptional regulator, with translation MSTPPVPEAPASPEVTEIERALTRITYLSTRARQHDRLMALAGVPLDRAAVALLRQVADSDPLRPGELAQRLGVEASHVTRTVQQLQKSGYVTRVPDPDDRRAQRIELTEAGRKAVGSVRDAGARGMQMALSEWSTDELQQLATLFHRMVDDFLKHAVEDDNEPEVATPAGTV